The nucleotide window CAACAAACTTCCCAAAGGAGCCATACTTGCTGAAGCCATAGTATATAAGGCAATAACTCTTCCTCTCATTTCCAAAGAAGTGATGCTCTGAATTAAAGTATTGGTCGTTGCCATTGTCATCATCCCCGTAAAACCAATAAAGATCATAAAGAACATACTAAGCAAAATTGAACCCGAAAGCGAAAATAAAATTAGGGTGATGCTATATACCAAACAGAGATAAACCAGACGCGTAGGTAATCCTCTAATATTTTTACGAGATGCTAAAAATATGGAACCGGCTAAAGCTCCTATTCCCATAGCGGACATTAACAAACCTTGAGTAGCGGAAGTTCCTTTCAATATATCTTTGGCAAAAATAGGCATTAAAGTGGCAAAGGACATACCAAATACCGTATAGATAGCCAGATTACTGATCAAATAACGGATAGGCATATTTTCCCAGGAATATTTCCAGCCGGATAGGATTTTCTTAAGAGTCGGTTCTTTCTGAGGTGGAAACGGAGGATAGCTTATTTTGATGAAACAAAGGGAAATGATAACCGGTATGTAAGATATGGCATTGATGGCAAAACAGACACCTTCGCTAAACATCATTATTAAAAATCCACCTATGGCAGGACCAATTAAACGAGCTCCGTTAAACATCGCAGAATTTGTAGCAATTGCATTGGGAACCATACTTCTGGTAGAAACCAGGTCCATTACGAAATTTTGACGAATAGGAGCATCTATGGCATCTATTATACCCTGAATAAAGGATAAAATTAAAATCGGATATTGAACCTGCTTATTTATCACTCCTGTTAAAACCAATATTGCCAACACTCCAGTTTGCAAGCAAAAAGCCACTTGCGTTAAAATCATCGTATGATGACGGTTTACTCTGTCTGCCCAAGCACCTGCAAAAGGACTGACAAAAACAGAAGGAATCATAGATAAAAAGCTTACTAAACCAAGTAAAAAAGCAGAGCCGGTTAAACGATATACAAACCAGCCCATAGTTGTGCGTTGTATCCAAGTTCCAATTAAAGAAATCCCCTGACCCATAAAAAAAATACGGTAGTTCTTGATGGATAAGGAAACGAAGATTTCTTTTAATTTTTTAATTACCATTGTTATAAAATGAAACGGGAAAGGTCTTCACTTTCAATCACGGGACTTAAACGCTCGGTTACCATTTTTTTCGTGATTCTAACTGATTTTAACTTCTCAGAAGGCATTTCAAACAAATAATCATCTAAAAGAGTATTCATAATCGTATGTAAACGCCGGGCTCCGATATCTTCCATTTTTTCATTTGCCAAAGCGGCAAAACGAGCAACTTCGTGAACAGCTTCCGGCACAAATTTTAGCTCCACTCCTTCGCTTCGAAAAATTGCCTGATATTGTTTGGTCAATGAATTCTCCGGTTCAATGAGAATGCGGTTAAAATCTTCTTGGGTTAAACTGTTTAGCTCTACCCTTATTGGAAATCTACCTTGCAGTTCCGGAATAAGGTCTGATGGCTTTGCTGTGTTAAAAGCACCCGCGGCTATGAACAAAATATGCGAAGTATCTATCATTCCGTGTTTAGTAGGAACCTTTGAACCTTCCACGATAGGAAGTAAATCTCTTTGCACACCGCTACGGGAAACATCAATACCTCCCTGTTTGTCTGTGCTGGCAATTTTATCTATTTCATCAATAAAGATAATACCATTTTCTTCTACTGCGGTTTTTGCTGTTTCAACCAGTTTATCTTTGCTTATCAAACGGTTGATTTCACTTTCCATATAGCGTTTCCAGGCAGCGCGGACTGTGGTTTTTATTTTTCTGGTGGCTCCTTTGCCTTGAAATATGTTGCTGATCATTTCGCTAAAATCAAAATCCAATAATTCCAAGCCCGGTCCGGGTAATATTTCCAGATTGGGATAGTTTTCAATTTCGGGTTCAATTTCAATTTCTTTTTCATCCAGGGTTCCAGCAAGCAGCTTTTTACGCATTTTCTCACGACTGCGTAAATATCTTTCATTTTCAGGAGAATTTTCCATATTAGTGTTTTGTTTCAGTTTTTTACTGCGCGGCAATAATATGTCCAGAATCATTTCGGTAGCGTTAAATTCGGCTTCGGGTCTAACTTCTTCAATCATTCTTTCGCGAACCTGACTAACTGCATAATTCATCAGTTCGCGCACCATCGATTCCACATCTCGTCCTACATAACCTACTTCCGTAAATTTCGATGCTTCCACTTTGATAAAAGGAGCTCCCGTTAGGCGTGATATTCTTCTGGCAATTTCGGTTTTTCCTACTCCGGTAGGGCCTATCAAAATGATATTATTGGGTATAATTTCACCTTTGATATCGCCAGAAATTTGTTGACGACGCCAACGGTTTCTAAGGGCAATAGCCACACAGCGTTTTGCTTTATCCTGCCCAATTATATATTTGTCCAGTTCTTCCACGATGCGTTTGGGAGTTAAGTATTCATAGTTCAGCAATTTTTATATTTCCTCTACAATAAAATTATCATTTGTGTATATACAAATTTCAGAAGCTATTTTAATGGCTTCCACTGCTATTTCTCCTGCACTCAATTTTGTTTTATGTGCTAAAGCGCGAGCTGCAGCCAAAGCATAATTTCCGCCACTGCCAATGGCGATTATATTATCATCCGGTTCCAAAACATCTCCTGCTCCATTAATTAAAAGCAGGGAGTCCTTATCTCCGGCAATTAGCATTGCTTCCAAGCGTCTTAAAATTCTATCCTGACGCCAGTCCCTGGCTAAATCTATGGCTGCTTTACGCAGGTTACCTTTATTGGTTTTCAGTTTTTCTTCAAACCGATCCAATAAACTGAAAGCATCAGCAGTTGCTCCGGCAAAGCCAACAATCACTTTTCCGTCAAATATTCTGCGTATTTTTTGGGCTTTTCCTTTTACAATTGCTTCGCCCATTGTAACTTGTCCATCACCGCAAAGAGCCGTTTTACCGTTTCGGTGAATTCCTATAATAGTAGTTGCGTGCATAATCATTTTTTTAACTTGTTTCCTTATCATTAATATCTTTATTTTCAGAAAGCTCATCCGGTTCGCTTTCAGTTTTCTCGCTATGGTCAAAACGGAGTTCCAGTGCTTTTTTATATTTTTCTTTTACCAATTCGCTATCTTCTTCCCGGCAATTTTTTAAGATCAATTCAAATATTTCATCGGTTCCAAGGGTCTCTTTTTCTTGCAGTTCAGCAGCCATAATTTGCATCAGTTCTTTTTGTTCGTTCAAGATAGAGATTGCTTGAGAATAGGCATTATTGATAATATCTCTTATTTCGCGATCTACTAATTGCGAGGTCTCTTCACTAAATACCTCGTGCGAAACAAGTTCTTTTCCCAGAAAGACCTCTTCTTGCTCTTTTCCAATAGTCATAGGGCCTATTCTATCACTCATTCCCCACGAACAGACCATTTTTTTCACAATATCAGTGCAGCGTTCCAAATCGTTTCCCGCACCGGTTGTAAATTCATTAAAGACAACTTCTTCAGCGGCTCTTCCACCTAAAAGAGTAACCAATAATTGTAACAAATAGCTCTTGGAATAGTTGGTTTTATCACTTAAAAGATAATGAGTGGCTCCACCCGTAAAACCGCGTGGAATGATTGATACCTTATGCACGGGCTCCACTTTATCCAAAAAAACGGAAGTGAGAACATGCCCAATTTCGTGGTAGGCAGTAAGCCGTTTATCTTCTTCAGGAATAACTCTGCTTTTCTTTTCTTTGCCAAGGATAAGCTTATCTTTTGCCTCTTCAAAATCTTCCATTTGAATCTGGGTTTTGTTTTTACTGGCTGCAATCAAAGCTGCCTCATTCACCAAATTAGCTAAATCTGCTCCACTAAAACCAGGAGTTCCTCTGGAAATTATTTCCAAGTGAACATCATTGGCAAGCGGAACTTTAGCAGTATGAACTTTCAAGATTTCCGTCCGTCCTTTGATATCAGGCAAATCAACCGTCACTCTTCGATCAAATCTTCCGGGCCGTAATAAAGCAGGATCAAGAATATCGGGACGATTAGTAGCTGCTATAATAATTACAGCTTCATTGGGCTCAAAACCATCCATTTCCACCAAAAGCTGATTAAGGGTTTGTTCTCGTTCATCATGTCCACCTCCTAATCCACTTCCGCGATGCCTTCCCACTGCATCAATTTCATCTATGAAAGTAATGCAAGGTGCATTTTTCTTTGCCTGTTCAAAGAGATCCCGAACCCTGGCTGCTCCGACGCCGACAAACATTTCCACAAAATCAGAACCGCTAATGGAAAAGAATGGAACCCCCGCCTCTCCCGAAACAGCTTTTGCCAAGAGAGTTTTTCCTGTGCCTGGACGTCCAATTAGTAAAACCCCGCGAGGAATTCTTCCTCCTAAGCGTTGAAACTTTTTAGGGTCTTTCAAAAACTCCACAATTTCTTGTAATTCTTCTTTTGCTTCATCCACTCCGGCGACATCTTTGAAAGTAATTCCCGTTTTACTTGCCTCATATAAACGCGCTCTGCTTTTTCCGAAACTAAATGCTTTTGAATTTTGAGCATTCATTCCGCGCAGGAAAAAAGCCCAGAAAACAATTAGCAACAAAAACGGTAGCAGGTAAGAAATTATACTTGCCCAACGCGATGGCTTAGTGGCACTAACTTTTATGCCCAAGGCGACCAGAGAATCAACCAGTTGTGGATTTTCAAAGGGTAGAGTAGTAGAGTATTTTTTCTTGGCAGTATCGGTATAGAATATGTCCTTTTCCGCAAATTGAACTTGAGTAACCTGTCCATTGGCAACGCGTGTCATAAAATTACTATAACTCTCTTTATTGATAGCATTTCCGCTTGTGCTGAAAGTATGAATGATAATTATTATCAATAATATGAGCATTATGACAATAGGTAAAGAGAATGCAGGTTTTTTGGTTAGCACATTTTTGGGGGTTTGGGCATTACGAAAATCGGCATTAGGGTTATTTTTATTCGCCGCGTTCCTTTTACGAACTATAATAGAACGGATTATACTGATTATGGAAATTGCCAATAGGGCAATGATAAACCAGTTCATAAGCGAGGAAATCTCCATAAAAGCATTGCCTGCCTCCGGAATCGTTTTCGGGGAAACATTTAATGAATCTCCCGGCACAGCGATTAGGGCAACTGATGCTATTACGAAGATAATGACAAATATAGATTTTAACATATATAAAGCTCTTCTTTCAGGATTCCTATATAAGGAAGGTTACGATATTTTTCAGCATAATCAAGTCCATAACCTACCACAAATTCATTCTTTATGGAAAAACCCACATAATCAAATTTTACATCTGTTTTATGAGCTGCAGGTTTGTCTAATAGCACACAGGTCTTTAATCCGGCAGGTTTATGTTGCATAAGATAGTCCTTTATATATGCCAGAGAAAGCCCTGAATCTACAATATCTTCCACTACTATTACATCTCTTCCGGATATATCAATATCTATGTCCTTACGAATTTTAACCACGCCACTACTGCTTGTTTGATCTCCATAGCTGGATATGGCTAAAAAATCAACTTCCACAGGAATCGTAATACTTCTTACCAAATCAGCCAGAAAAACGAAACCACCTTTTAAAATGCCTATCATAACAGGCGTGCTGCCATTATAACTATTGGAAATTTCAGAACCCAGTTCACGAATGCGGGTTTGAATTTTATATTCGTCAAATAGCACAGCGGATATATCACAATTCATCTTATTCATTATTGCCTCTTTTCTTTTTTATGGATTGCGCGTCGGGTTTTTTCCGATATATTATTAGCCACGATTTGCAAATAGCGGGAGGTATTTTCATCACATCTTACCCTGTTATCCAATCTGTGGCATGCAACCCAAAATATTTTTTCCCCATCATCAAAAAGGGGAATAGAATCCCTTTCATATTTAGGGACTTTTTCGTCAATAAAAAACTCTTTCAATTTCTTTAACTGTGTCATTCCAAAAGGCATAAAACGATCACCTGGTTTTCGGTATCTAATCATAAAAGGAAACCTAATTTTATCGGCGTCAATTATTATTTGCACCTGACCATCTTCGCATTTTAGGTCTTTGGGCAGAACCCTTAAGTATTTGAAATTGAATCTATAATTTCCATATACAGCCATAATGCGGTCACTCTCAATCAGCATTGGTTCTTTTTCTGCTTTAAGTTTATTTTCACCCCACTGTATCTCAAATTCTTCATATTGTTTTATAACGGTAACATTATGAGGTAGATAAAGGCATTTACTGCCAGGGGTGGTTAGGATATTTTCAATTGCCAAATAATGAGCGGCAAAAAAATCATTATTACTACCGCAGACAGTTTCAAATGCTTTACGCAATAAGTAATATCGTTCAATTTTAGGTAGTTTTAACACTTGAGGTGAAGATAACACAATTTTAGTCGGTTGAGCGTCCAAACAAATTTTTTTCAAATGAGCTTTACTGCGTTGCACAAAATACTTATCCGTATTATCAAAGAGTTCGGATATGAAAGATAGATGAGAAGATAGCGCAGGATTAAATTCCTGTTTAAGTTTGGGTATAATATCATTTCTTAACAGATTTCTTCTAAACTTATTATCCAAATTACTGGAATCCGTGCGCCAAGAAATTTCCGCTTGCACCAATATCTCTTCAAGTTCCTTTCTACTGAAACACAACATCGGATGCACGATTTTTCCCGAAATCGGTTTGATGCCTGCCATTCCACTGATACCTGAACCGCGTAATAGATTTAAAAGAACTGTCTCCGCTTGATCGTCTTTTTGATGGGCAAGCAAAATTTTATCAAAATTATAACACTCCAGCACTTTTTCAAAAGCGGCAAAGCGCTGTTTGCGGGCTTGATTTTCCAGATTTCCTTTGGGAGGAATCGTTATTTTATGAATGATGACAGGAATATTCAATTTTAAACAGAGCTGTTTTACTGATTCTTCATCAGCGTTACTTTCAGCTCCTCGGATCTGATGATTGATATGCACGACCAATAAAGTTAAATTATAGCTAACTCTTAGCCGAGAAAAAAGATAGAGCATAGCATTTGAATCCGCTCCACCAGAGCATCCCAGCAATAATTTATCCCCATTGTGGATCAGTTCATTATCTTTGATATATTTTTCCAGATATTTCAGGGCTTTGGCAATTTCCATCCTGATTCCTTATTTCATAAAATTCCAATTCTCAATTATTTTTATAATGGCTGCCGTGTCAACTTGTTTTTTAAATCTGACATTTTACTTATTTAGCAGTCATTTTTGAGGAAATGGGAGATTATGTTTAAGGGAGAAATTATTGCTAACATCCTAAAATATTCGTTCGCAGAAGACCATTTCTGATTTCTTCCCCATTTAACATTATAAAGGCAATGCGATTGTAATTATCATTCTTCTAAGAGTTCTCTCTTTATCCATTTTCCTTCTCCTTGATTTTGGATACCGTGTCTCCTTTTTTTAGGGCACTTCATTGTAACATAGTGGATTATCTAACAACTCTCTAACACTTCCGTAACACTTCTGTAATCTCGTTACTGGATTGTTACGGAAGTGTTACTGTAATGTTTAAGTATTTAGCAGGGGAGAAGCAGCTGACATAATGGAGCCAAAGAAAGGTAGAAACAAGAAATTGCTTGACGAATTTTTATATTAACTGCATTAGGATTTATTATGAGAATATATGCAGAGGAATCGATGAAGGCAGATGTAATTATCATTAATATCAGCAAATTAGTAACTCTTACCCATAATAATAAACCCCGTTTTGGCAAAGAAATGGAAGAAACGGCTACGATTGAACAAGCGGGAATAGCCATTCAGGCGGGTAAAATCATCGAAATAAATGATAGTAATGCCATAAAAGAAAAATATCCTTTCTCCGATTGTATAGATGCCAATGGGCAAGTTGTCACCCCTGGTTTTGTTGATTGCCATACTCATCCCGTTTTTGTCCACACTCGTGAAGATGAATTTGCCCTGCGTTTACAAGGTAAAAGTTATGTTGAAATTGCACAAGCTGGAGGTGGAATCGTTAAAACAGTGCAGACAACGCGGGAAGCAAATGAGGATTTGCTTTTTGAACTGGCAAAAAAACGAATTTTAAAAATGATCCAACAAGGAACTACTACTCTGGAAGCAAAAAGCGGTTACGGACTTGATACCGAAAGCGAATTAAAACAATTACGAGTTATCAAACGCTTGCAGACGGAACTTCCGATTGATATTGTGCCCACTTTTTTGGGAGCTCATGAATTTCCTCCTGAATTTAGAAATGATCATTCCGGTTATGTAGAGCTACTTTGTAAAGAAATGATTCCTGCCGTTGCGGAACAAGGAATAGCTGAATTTTGTGATATTTTTACCGAAGCTCATACATTTAATCTTGAAGAATCCCGTAAAATATTATCCTGTGCTGAGCATTATGGATTAAAATTGAAAATGCATTGCGATGAGATTGAGCCCATTGGTGGTGCAGAACTTGCCAGTGAAATGAAATGTTCATCTGCCGATCATTTAGGTTCTGCCAGTGAAACAGGAATTATGGCACTGCAAAAAGCAGGCGTAATACCCGTTTTGTTGCCTGCCACTTTATTTTCTTTACAAAGTAAAAAATACGCCAATGCCAAATTGATGATGGAACAAAATCTTCCTGTTGCCATAGCTACTGACTTTAATCCCGGTAGCTGTAATTGTGATAGTATGCCATTAACGATGTCTCTTGCCTGTTTACAAATGGGGATGACTCCTGCCGCGTCTTTATGTGCTGCAACTTTAAATGCTGCTTTTGCCATTGACAGAGGCAAAATAATTGGCTCTTTGGAGACAGGTAAACAGGCAGATTTAATACTTTGGGATATTCCCGATTTGAATTTTATTCCCTACCATTTGGGATCTTCACATATAACCAGCGTGTTTAAAAATGGAAAAATAGTGCATAAGGTAATCTAAGTGGCAGATACATCGCTAAATAGCTATCAAATAATTAAAATTGTAAACAGCTCTCTGCGCTTTACTCTCTATCAAGCAAAACAGATAGAAACCGGAAAAATAGTCCTAATCAAAACTCCGGATAGCCAAAGAACAAATGACATTGAATTGAAACAAGACCTGCTAAATGAAGCTAATGAACATATAAAATTACATCATCCTCTCATTAGAACTGTGTATGAAATCAGAGAAGAAAAGGGAACTGCCTATTTGATTGGCGAGTTTATAGAAGGTATTACCCTTTCCGCTTATTTGAAAAGAAATCCTTATACATTAACTTTGGAAGCATCGCTTTTGATGTTGCAAGAACTTTTGGAGGCCATCTCTTACGCTCACAAAAAGGGGTGCATTCATTTAAATTTGAATCCATATAATATTCTTGTAGATAAGGAAAACCATCTGCATATTATTGGTTTCGGCAAAAGCCAAAATGCCTATAAAACAGCTTACGAAAAAGAAGAGACCTATCATCCACTTTTATACATTGCTCCTGAGCTATATAAAGCAGGACTTGCCCTTCCTCAATCGGATTTATATTCTTTTGCTGTAATCGCTTATGAGATTATGTGTGGAGTCATCCCTTGGCGTATAGACAATCAACTTAATCCTGAAAAACAAAAACAGCAGTCAATGTGCCGAGCTGTCATTATGCCGGAAATTTTACAAAAACAAGTTCCGGACTGGCTTTTCGCCGCTTTATTGCAATGTTTGAAACTCGATCCTCATTTGCGGTTTTCCAATGCGGAAGAACTTTTGGAACTGTTTGCCCAGAAAGATAATTGGGTGCCGGAAGAAGCAGAAAAGATAGAAGAGCCAGTAGAAAAAATAGCAGAAATTAATATCCCTGATGAATTGCCGCATTCAAGCTTAAATGCTGACGCTGTAATTCAAGAAGATTTAAAAATAGATATACCAATTCTCTCTGACAAATTAGAAGTTGTTCATCCGGAAGAACTATCCAAACCCGAGCTGCCAAAGCCAAAATTGGAAACTCCTCCTCCAAAAATTCCTCAATATTCATCCGCTTCATCTTCACCTATCGAAGCTAAAGAAACCAAAAAGCTGAAGAAAACCTTAAAAGTCCTTATTTGGATGTCCGCTATCGTTATTCTGTTTATTGTCGTTAAATATGTAGCTTTTGGCTCCCGACCCAAATTTTCATCTCTGGCTGATAGCACCCAAGTGGAAATTTCGGAACAACCTACCCAGGCAAATATTCCCATTCCAATGGTTTTTGTCCCTGCCGATACTTTAGTGATGGGAAATATTGCTCCAGATGCAGATGACGATGAATTCCCGCTCTTAACGATTGGAATTTCTGCTTTTTATATTAGCCCAAAGGAAATAAGTCAAGCAGAATGGATGATGGTTTTTCCCAGTAATCCGGCTCATAGTAAAGATCCTTCATTACCGGTGGAAAATGTAAATTTTTATGATATTATAGATTTTTGCAATCAGAAAAGCGTTTTAGACGGCTTTGAGCCCTGCTACGATTATTATGATACTGAAGTGGTCTGCAATTTTTCTGCAAATGGTTATCGGTTGCCCACGGAAGCGGAATGGGAATTTGCCGCCAAAAGTGGAAAAAGAAATGATTTTTTTGTTTACAGTGGTTCCAATAATCCCGATGAAGTTGGTTGGTATAATGTAAATAGTGATGTTCAAAGTCATCCCGGCGGTCAAAAAAAACCTAACCAACTGGGAATTTATGACCTAAGCGGAAACCTGTTTGAATGGGTCTGGAATTGGTATGCTCCTTATTCAGCTCGCAACTGGAATTTGATAACTGGTCCCGATAAAGGAACCGATAAAGTTATTAGAGGTGGTTCTTGGTATCATAATGTTTCTGAAATGAGGGTTACTAACCGAAATTATGCTAAGCCCTACACGAAAAATGCTTACCTTGGTTTTCGGGTAGTAAGGACAAAGTCAATGTAAGTTCAAAGTTCAAAGTGCAGGAGTTCAAAGTTCAAAGTTCAAAGTGCGGGAGTTCAAAGTTCAAAGTTCAAAGTGCGGGAGTTCAAAGTTCAAAGTGCGGGAGTTCAAAGTGCGGGAGTTCAAAGTTATATTTGGTGAAACGGGTCAATTTTTACGGTAAAATTCTTTCTGCTTTAGCTCTTCAATCTTCATTTCTACTTGACAGTAAACAGCTTGCCGATGTTTAGGTCATAAATAATAATTTGGAGGAAAAACCAAGTGGAATACACTGATTATAAAAAAACAGCCAATGAAATAATAGAACAAATATCTGAAATTCGGAGGTTACTTTGATCCGGAACCGAAGCAACTATTAATTTCTGAATTGGAGCAAAAGATGAATGCTCCGGACTTTTGGCTGGATCAAACAAATGCTAAAAAAGTAAGTAAACAGCTCTCTCAATTACGAAACGAACTGGATCACATAAAAAAACTGGAAAACATAAAAGGCGAACTGGAAACCTATCTTTCTTTGCTGGAAGAGGATTTTAATGCTGATTTACTAAATGAAGCGGTCTTTGAACTACCACGCATACAAAATTTCATAGAGAAAGCGGAAATAGAATGCTACCTAAATGATAAATATGATCATAATGATGCTTTGTTAACTATTCATTCCGGTGCGGGAGGAACAGAATCTCAAGATTGGGCGGAAATGCTTCTAAGAATGTATTCTCATTGGGCAGAAAAGAATAACTATAGTTTCAATATTATTGATTACCTACCGGGTGAAGAAGCGGGCGTAAAAAGTGTCAGTATTGAAATTAAAGGTGATTTTGCTTATGGAATGTTGAAAAGTGAGATTGGGATTCACCGTTTGGTGAGAATAAGCCCTTTCAATGCTCAAGGGAAAAGACAGACCTCCTTTGCTTCGGTTTTTGTGTATCCTGAATTTGATGAGGATTTGGAAGTGGAAATAGACCCTAAAGACCTAAAAATAGATACATTCCGTTCCAGCGGGGCAGGCGGACAATATGTAAATACAACTGATTCTGCCGTGCGCATAACTCATTTACCTACAAATATAGTAGTTACTTGCCAAAATGAACGCAGTCAAATTCAAAATCGGGAAAAAGGGATGTCCATTCTAAAAAGCCGATTGTATCAATACTATGAAGAACAGCGAGAAAAAGAAAAACAAAATATAGAGAGTAGTAAAACGGAGATTGGCTGGGGTAATCAAATTCGTAGTTATGTATTTCAACCATATCAAATGATTAAAGATCATAGAACAAATTATGAGACAGGTAATATAGATAAAGTTATGGATGGCGATTTGAATGATTTTATCTACGCTTGGCTGAAATATAATGCCCACAAGAGAATAAATGGCTAATCAGGACTACAAACAATTGCTTAACGAACTTGATCTTGACAAGTTGCCTAAGCATATCGGTTTTATTATGGATGGAAACGGTCGTTGGGCAAAAAAAAGAAACAGACCTCATCTTTATGGCCATAGAGCAGGTGTGAAATCATTGCGTCAAGTGGTAGAATTGGGAGTGGAACTGAAACTACAATATTTAACCTTCTATGCTTTTTCTACGGAAAACTGGAACCGTCCGGAAAGTGAAGTGAAAGGTTTGTTAAGATTGCTGAAAGAGCAGCTGAAAAAAGAAATTCCGGAACTGATGGAACAAAACATTTATGCACAGTTTATAGGCACAAATAGCGGTCTGGATAAAAATTACTGGAATGATGTTTGTTCCTTGGTGGCACAAACTCATAATAATACAGGAATGATAGTAAATTTTGCTTTCAACTATGGAGGACGCCTGGAAATAATTGAGGGTTTTAAAAAGTTTATGACTGTGCACCCTGATGAATGGAATAAACTAACTCCCGAGGATTTTGGCAATTATCTTTGGACTGCTGGTCAGCCCGATCCCGATTTGATAATTAGAACCAGTGGCGAAAAACGGCTTTCCAATTTTCTATTGTGGCAATCAGCGTATGCTGAAATTTATATTACTGATACTCTTTGGCCTGATTTTGATAAAGTGGAACTGATTAAGGCGCTTAAAGATTATGCCTCTCGCGAACGCAGATTTGGAGGAAGATAAATTATGAACGAACTGGTTAAGAGAGTGCTGGTTGCAGTGATATTGATTCCCATAGTTCTTATTATTCTTTACTATCGGGGCTTGCCATTAGTTATTGCATTATCGGTAGTAGTTTTTTTAGGCGGACTGGAATATATTAGGATGATGCGCAAAGCAGGAATTAAAATAAGCTATTTCTGGATGCTTGTTTACTGCGTATTCTATTATGCTTTGGTTTATATTAAAGATATGGATTTATCGCTTCTCTGGATTGCCTTATTGCTGATGATTTTGGAAGCGATGTTTAAATGGCAAACTAACTTATCTATTCCACTACTTTTTGCCACTCTTTTCGGATTTATATATATTGCTATGTTTCCTGCTTTATTGGCTCGGATAAGTATTTTTTATACTGAATATAATTTTTTACTTGCCTTAATTCTTTTAATTTGGTTTGTGGATTCTGTGGCTTATTTTATTGGTATGAAATATGGAAAACATAGAAATATAACCGAAATAAGCCCCCATAAATCAATGGAAGGTTTTATCGCAGGAATACTTGCGCCGTGGTTGATTTTGATTATATTATATATTTGCAAGGTAAGGATTCTTCCTTTTGCTTATCTGGCATTGCTTTCAGTGGCAGCAGGCATATTTGGTCAGATAGGTGATTTGATGGAGTCAATGCTGAAACGATATTGTAAAGTGAAGAACAGTTCTAATTTGCTTCCAGGACATGGAGGTATCTTAGATCGATGTGACAGTTTTCTGTTCGCAGGTTCTTTTTTATATTGTGCTTTGGAAATTTTAACTAAAGTGAGGTAACTATAATGAAAAGAGCACTTATTCTAATCCT belongs to Candidatus Cloacimonas sp. and includes:
- the tilS gene encoding tRNA lysidine(34) synthetase TilS codes for the protein MEIAKALKYLEKYIKDNELIHNGDKLLLGCSGGADSNAMLYLFSRLRVSYNLTLLVVHINHQIRGAESNADEESVKQLCLKLNIPVIIHKITIPPKGNLENQARKQRFAAFEKVLECYNFDKILLAHQKDDQAETVLLNLLRGSGISGMAGIKPISGKIVHPMLCFSRKELEEILVQAEISWRTDSSNLDNKFRRNLLRNDIIPKLKQEFNPALSSHLSFISELFDNTDKYFVQRSKAHLKKICLDAQPTKIVLSSPQVLKLPKIERYYLLRKAFETVCGSNNDFFAAHYLAIENILTTPGSKCLYLPHNVTVIKQYEEFEIQWGENKLKAEKEPMLIESDRIMAVYGNYRFNFKYLRVLPKDLKCEDGQVQIIIDADKIRFPFMIRYRKPGDRFMPFGMTQLKKLKEFFIDEKVPKYERDSIPLFDDGEKIFWVACHRLDNRVRCDENTSRYLQIVANNISEKTRRAIHKKEKRQ
- the hutI gene encoding imidazolonepropionase encodes the protein MRIYAEESMKADVIIINISKLVTLTHNNKPRFGKEMEETATIEQAGIAIQAGKIIEINDSNAIKEKYPFSDCIDANGQVVTPGFVDCHTHPVFVHTREDEFALRLQGKSYVEIAQAGGGIVKTVQTTREANEDLLFELAKKRILKMIQQGTTTLEAKSGYGLDTESELKQLRVIKRLQTELPIDIVPTFLGAHEFPPEFRNDHSGYVELLCKEMIPAVAEQGIAEFCDIFTEAHTFNLEESRKILSCAEHYGLKLKMHCDEIEPIGGAELASEMKCSSADHLGSASETGIMALQKAGVIPVLLPATLFSLQSKKYANAKLMMEQNLPVAIATDFNPGSCNCDSMPLTMSLACLQMGMTPAASLCAATLNAAFAIDRGKIIGSLETGKQADLILWDIPDLNFIPYHLGSSHITSVFKNGKIVHKVI
- a CDS encoding bifunctional serine/threonine-protein kinase/formylglycine-generating enzyme family protein, producing MADTSLNSYQIIKIVNSSLRFTLYQAKQIETGKIVLIKTPDSQRTNDIELKQDLLNEANEHIKLHHPLIRTVYEIREEKGTAYLIGEFIEGITLSAYLKRNPYTLTLEASLLMLQELLEAISYAHKKGCIHLNLNPYNILVDKENHLHIIGFGKSQNAYKTAYEKEETYHPLLYIAPELYKAGLALPQSDLYSFAVIAYEIMCGVIPWRIDNQLNPEKQKQQSMCRAVIMPEILQKQVPDWLFAALLQCLKLDPHLRFSNAEELLELFAQKDNWVPEEAEKIEEPVEKIAEINIPDELPHSSLNADAVIQEDLKIDIPILSDKLEVVHPEELSKPELPKPKLETPPPKIPQYSSASSSPIEAKETKKLKKTLKVLIWMSAIVILFIVVKYVAFGSRPKFSSLADSTQVEISEQPTQANIPIPMVFVPADTLVMGNIAPDADDDEFPLLTIGISAFYISPKEISQAEWMMVFPSNPAHSKDPSLPVENVNFYDIIDFCNQKSVLDGFEPCYDYYDTEVVCNFSANGYRLPTEAEWEFAAKSGKRNDFFVYSGSNNPDEVGWYNVNSDVQSHPGGQKKPNQLGIYDLSGNLFEWVWNWYAPYSARNWNLITGPDKGTDKVIRGGSWYHNVSEMRVTNRNYAKPYTKNAYLGFRVVRTKSM
- the prfB gene encoding peptide chain release factor 2 (programmed frameshift) — translated: MEYTDYKKTANEIIEQISEIRRLFDPEPKQLLISELEQKMNAPDFWLDQTNAKKVSKQLSQLRNELDHIKKLENIKGELETYLSLLEEDFNADLLNEAVFELPRIQNFIEKAEIECYLNDKYDHNDALLTIHSGAGGTESQDWAEMLLRMYSHWAEKNNYSFNIIDYLPGEEAGVKSVSIEIKGDFAYGMLKSEIGIHRLVRISPFNAQGKRQTSFASVFVYPEFDEDLEVEIDPKDLKIDTFRSSGAGGQYVNTTDSAVRITHLPTNIVVTCQNERSQIQNREKGMSILKSRLYQYYEEQREKEKQNIESSKTEIGWGNQIRSYVFQPYQMIKDHRTNYETGNIDKVMDGDLNDFIYAWLKYNAHKRING